A region from the Salicibibacter cibarius genome encodes:
- a CDS encoding HNH endonuclease, producing MSNQAECKHCHKTKPVSEFRRDRRRKHGIINVCKPCRNHAEKSAGNYHRVYFMRHKRKSEQQRNQDVLTYDQYKDLVQRDSCPYCGIANDSNTTFTIDHITPKPKGPHSQANITYCCASCNAAKGTRDLLTFFEQSKSFTLPLFLTFLSEWAQANGQEPADMMDHVMFGYQAVAAQ from the coding sequence GAATTTAGACGCGACCGCCGTAGAAAGCACGGCATCATTAACGTTTGCAAGCCGTGCCGCAATCACGCGGAAAAATCAGCGGGCAATTATCACCGTGTCTATTTTATGCGCCACAAAAGAAAATCCGAACAGCAGCGCAATCAAGACGTTTTAACCTATGATCAATACAAAGACCTTGTACAACGCGACTCATGCCCTTATTGCGGTATTGCCAATGACAGCAACACCACGTTTACAATCGATCACATAACGCCGAAACCAAAAGGTCCGCATAGCCAAGCAAATATCACATATTGTTGCGCAAGTTGTAATGCGGCCAAGGGCACCCGCGACCTGTTAACGTTTTTTGAACAGTCCAAATCGTTTACCTTACCTTTGTTTTTGACGTTTTTGAGCGAATGGGCGCAAGCAAACGGCCAGGAACCGGCTGACATGATGGATCACGTTATGTTTGGTTACCAGGCGGTGGCCGCCCAATGA